In Fusarium oxysporum f. sp. lycopersici 4287 chromosome 4, whole genome shotgun sequence, a genomic segment contains:
- a CDS encoding DNA polymerase epsilon subunit 1 translates to MPNTSLRRPQKGFRRGGKVAYHGNRTRTFAASSRNEATSADEKWERTRLAHSIDENMGFARYESGKKREGWLVNIQPTSIEDERIPGGRAAVDCYFIEEDGSTFKATVEFDPYFLIAVKKGRESEVEEWVKRVAGGGVVKSIRRVEKDDLNMPNHLLGYRRTFLELRFANVNDLMVARKDIMPIAEKNKKNMNAMDAYAEVATSNGDFDLFDDSRDDDRNMNTALSDASDFIVDIREYDVPYHVRVMIDLDIRAGKWYFVEAKHGVTKIYPNEERSLPAEPVVMAYDIETSKLPLKFPDAATDQIIMISYMIDGQGFLITNRQILSEDIGDFDYTPKPEYPGPFMIFNEPDEKAVIERFFLHIKEARPTVIATYNGDFFDWPFVEARASINGIDMYQEIGWKKDNEDQYKCNYSVHMDCFHWVNRDSYLPQGSRGLKAVTVAKLGYDPDELDPELMTPYATERPQTLAEYSVSDAVATYYLYMKYVHPFIFSLCTILPLSGDEVLRKGTGTLCEMLLMVQAYQREIVLPNKYITPKEAFWDGHLLDSETYVGGHVESIEAGVFRADIPVDFAVDPGAIDELLGDLDAALKFVITVEEKKNFDDVENYEEVKAQIVERLNKLKETPNRNEKPLIYHLDVASMYPNIMTTNRLQPDSMIQESDCAACDFNRPGKTCDRRLPWAWRGEYLPPKRDEYNMIKNALQNEKFPGKYPSSPMRTFQELSADEQANLVRKRLQLYSQKVYHKIHDSTTIVREAIICQRENPFYINTVRDFRDRRYDYKGKAKVWKGKTSSLQSAGAAQSEVDAAKKMIILYDSLQLAHKVILNSFYGYVMRKGSRWYSLEMAGVTCLTGAHIIQMARQLVERLGRPLELDTDGIWCMLPATFPENFSFKLKGGKKLNISYPCVMLNHHVHAKFTNHQYQTLVDKKTLKYETHSDNSIFFEVDGPYKAMVLPTSKEEDKNLKKRYAVFNDDGSLAELKGFEVKRRGELKLIKIFQQQIFKFFLEGETLAECYGAVAKVANRWLDVLHSKGTTLADEELMELISENRSMSKTLEEYGNQKSTSITTAKRLADFLGEQMVKDKGLNCKFIICARPKNAPVTERAVPVAIFSAEESVKRTYLRKWLKEEPTDTDPRALLDWDYYLERLGSVIQKLITIPAALQKVRNPVPRVPHPDWLQRRINIKDDKLKQKKLTDLFKKSPLEDITNINGPRLDDVEDFGSKLLKPKQVNAVIASSQAATTVQKRKSPEPAENPDPMSALPEVMPSASENYEAFLMYQKKKWKLQKQARIRRRQLFGDRRGGAVNNLQQTFMKQAHTTYMSNWQVLHLKATETPGIVMAYVLIDAKIHTLKVNVPRQVFLNLKSKDLPDVEVEGCESRTGQLHSSQWSSIKPSLQVDCIGRCLFQRERKVLPTLQSS, encoded by the exons ATGCCTAACACAAGTCTTCGTCGCCCTCAGAAGGGCTTCCGTCGAGGAGGCAAAGTTGCCTACCATGGTAACCGAACACGCACATTCGCGGCCTCGTCCAGGAACGAGGCCACGTCGGCAGACGAGAAATGGGAGCGGACACGGCTAGCACACAGCATTGACGAGAATATGGGCTTTGCGCGTTATGAGAgcggaaagaagagagaaggcTGGCTAGTCAACATTCAACCCACATCGATCGAGGACGAACGGATACCGGGTGGTCGAGCCGCTGTCGACTGCTATTTCATCGAAGAAGACGGCTCGACCTTCAAAGCTACTGTGGAATTTGACCCATACTTCTTGATCGCTGTCAAGAAAGGACGAGAgtctgaggttgaggaatgGGTCAAGAGGGTTGCCGGAGGTGGTGTCGTCAAGTCGATTCGAAGAGTTGAGAAAGACGATCTCAATATGCCCAACCACTTGCTCGGCTACCGAAGGACATTTCTGGAGTTGAGGTTTGCCAATGTCAATGACCTCATGGTTGCGAGAAAAGATATCATGCCTATTGCggaaaagaacaagaagaatatGAATGCTATGGATGCCTACGCCGAGGTGGCAAC CTCGAATGGCGACTTCGACCTTTTTGATGATTCACGAGATGACGACCGAAATATGAATACTGCCCTTTCCGATGCGAGCGACTTTATCGTCGATATAAGAGAATATGATGTACCATACCATGTACGAGTAATGATAGATTTAG ATATACGAGCCGGAAAGTGGTACTTTGTTGAAGCCAAACATGGAGTCACCAAAATTTACCCAAACGAAGAGAGGTCGTTGCCGGCTGAACCTGTAGTAATGGCTTATGATATTGAAACATCAAAGCTGCCTCTCAAATTCCCCGATGCTGCCACCGATCAGATTATCATGATTTCTTACATGATCGATGGCCAAGGGTTCTTAATTACCAACCGCCAAATCCTTTCAGAAGACATTGGCGACTTCGACTACACACCCAAACCAGAATACCCGGGCCCCTTTATGATTTTCAACGAACCTGATGAAAAGGCTGTCATCGAGAGATTCTTCCTGCACATCAAGGAGGCACGACCTACCGTCATTGCGACTTACAACGGTGACTTTTTCGATTGGCCCTTTGTGGAAGCACGGGCTAGCATCAATGGAATTGATATGTATCAAGAGATTGGATGGAAGAAGGACAACGAGGATCAGTACAAGTGTAACTACAGTGTGCACATGGACTGCTTCCATTGGGTCAACCGAGATTCGTATCTGCCTCAAGGATCTCGCGGTCTGAAAGCCGTCACTGTCGCGAAGCTCGGATACGACCCAGACGAGCTGGATCCCGAATTGATGACACCATACGCGACTGAGCGACCTCAAACACTCGCTGAATACTCCGTCTCCGATGCCGTTGCAACATATTATCTGTACATGAAATATGTCCACCCTTTCATTTTCTCACTTTGTACGATTCTACCTTTGAGTGGTGATGAAGTATTGAGAAAGGGAACTGGTACACTCTGCGAgatgctgctgatggtgCAAGCATATCAACGAGAAATTGTACTTCCGAACAAGTATATCACACCAAAGGAGGCCTTCTGGGACGGACATCTCCTCGATTCAGAGACCTACGTCGGCGGTCACGTTGAAAGTATCGAAGCAGGAGTCTTTCGAGCTGATATCCCGGTGGATTTTGCTGTCGACCCTGGAGCTATTGACGAGCTCCTCGGCGATTTAGATGCTGCCCTCAAATTCGTAATCAcagttgaggagaagaagaactttgATGATGTAGAGAACTACGAAGAAGTTAAGGCTCAGATCGTCGAGAGGTTGAACAAGCTCAAAGAAACGCCGAACCGTAACGAAAAACCCCTGATTTACCATCTTGATGTCGCATCGATGTACCCCAACATCATGACAACCAACCGATTGCAGCCTGACTCTATGATTCAAGAGTCCGACTGTGCTGCCTGCGACTTCAATCGACCAGGAAAGACATGCGATAGAAGGTTACCTTGGGCTTGGCGAGGAGAATACTTGCCCCCAAAACGAGATGAGTATAACATGATTAAAAATGCACTTCAGAACGAGAAGTTCCCTGGTAAATATCCCAGTTCTCCTATGAGAACCTTCCAGGAACTCAGTGCCGATGAGCAAGCCAATCTTGTACGAAAACGTCTTCAACTATATTCTCAGAAGGTCTACCACAAAATCCATGATTCAACAACTATTGTGCGAGAGGCAATCATTTGCCAAAGAGAAAACCCCTTTTATATCAACACTGTACGAGACTTCCGTGATCGTCGATATGACTACAAGGGCAAAGCCAAGGTTTGGAAGGGAAAGACGTCATCCTTGCAgtctgctggtgctgctcAGAGCGAGGTTGACGCTGCCAAGAAGATGATTATTCTCTACGACTCGCTGCAATTGGCGCACAAGGTTATTTTAAACTCATTCTACGGATATGTGATGAGAAAGGGATCTCGTTGGTACTCACTCGAAATGGCTGGCGTCACTTGTTTGACGGGTGCTCACATTATTCAAATGGCTCGACAACTGGTAGAACGGCTGGGACGACCTCTGGAATTGGATACCGACGGTATCTGGTGCATGCTTCCCGCAACTTTCCCCGAGAACTTCTCCTTCAAACTCAAGGGCGGCAAGAAACTCAACATCTCATATCCCTGTGTTATGCTTAACCACCACGTCCATGCAAAATTCACCAACCATCAATACCAGACACTCGTTGATAAGAAGACCCTCAAGTACGAAACACACAGCGACAACTCCATTTTTTTCGAAGTCGATGGTCCATACAAAGCCATGGTTCTGCCCAcatcgaaagaagaagacaaaaaCTTGAAGAAGCGTTATGCTGTCTTCAACGATGACGGCAGTCTTGCTGAGTTGAAAGGTTTTGAGGTGAAACGTCGTGGTgagctcaagctcatcaagatcttccagCAACAGATTTTCAAGTTTTTCCTCGAAGGTGAAACGCTGGCCGAATGTTATGGGGCCGTTGCCAAGGTTGCCAACCGTTGGCTGGATGTTCTGCACAGCAAGGGCACAACATTGGCAGACGAGGAGTTGATGGAACTCATTTCTGAGAATCGAAGCATGTCCAAAACACTGGAGGAGTACGGAAACCAGAAGTCAACCAGTATCACAACTGCCAAGCGTTTGGCAGATTTCTTAGGGGAGCAGATGGTAAAGGACAAAGGACTGAACTGTAAGTTCATCATCTGCGCTCGACCCAAAAATGCACCCGTTACAGAACGAGCTGTTCCGGTGGCTATCTTCTCTGCAGAGGAATCTGTCAAGCGTACATATCTGAGGAAGTGGTTGAAGGAGGAGCCCACCGACACTGATCCTCGTGCACTGCTTGACTGGGATTATTACCTGGAGCGATTGGGCTCTGTTATCCAGAAGCTGATCACCATTCCTGCGGCTCTCCAAAAGGTCCGCAACCCTGTACCTCGAGTGCCACATCCTGACTGGCTTCAAAGGaggatcaacatcaaggacgacaagctgaagcagaagaagctcacTGATCTTTTCAAAAAGAGTCCACTGGAAGACATCACCAACATTAATGGTCCTCGACTGGATGATGTAGAAGATTTTGGTAGCAAGCTTTTGAAGCCCAAGCAAGTCAACGCAGTCATTGCATCCTCTCAGGCTGCAACGACGGTTCAGAAGCGCAAGTCTCCTGAGCCAGCAGAGAACCCCGATCCCATGTCTGCACTTCCTGAAGTTATGCCAAGTGCTTCGGAGAACTATGAAGCATTCTTGATgtaccagaagaagaagtggaagTTGCAGAAGCAAGCCAGAATCCGTCGACGGCAATTGTTTGGTGACCGAAGAGGCGGCGCAGTCAACAATCTTCAGCAAACATTCATGAAGCAGGCGCACACTACTTACATGAGTAACTGGCAGGTCTTACACCTCAAAGCGACTGAGACTCCTGGTATTGTCATGGCATATGTCCTAATCGATGCCAAGATTCATACGCTTAAGGTCAATGTTCCTCGACAAGTCTTCCTTAACCTCAAGAGTAAGGATCTTCCCGATGTTGAAGTGGAAGGCTGTGAAAGTCGAACAGGTCAATTACACTCTTCCCAATGGTCATCCATCAAGCCATCTCTTCAAGTTGACTGTATCGGAAGATGTTTATTTCAACGAGAGCGAAAAGTTCTCCCTACTCTTCAATCATCCTAG
- a CDS encoding DNA polymerase epsilon subunit 1 (At least one base has a quality score < 10): protein MSFDFFQQPIQSIHSDFNIDCYRSASPARLDLGLEPCTNWAGESDMREMSTISTISADTSSTGSIFSSVPTEFSDAMTVRNGRGRSRGPSPLSRGGRTNSTDNSTPSFVCLGPQCQRAFSSDLDLKSHVKSCHTYLCNWAGCDQPSFSTRDGLIYHVKVKHLVICPSPGCTETTFQSIRLLQSHIAMAHPEDGRDDAKEWELPAKINTSMETGNRSSSSGTPTTTLASLKRKNRDHDTDMSMDVVKTKHQCQDRLQVVVEKRARKNAGTPRSAESPTDLIRGRASRCIEITSFPLVFEHAILPFLSQYLPIWVGPRHVVTVTRGKSPQMKRICIMAPKSISRARKIIIVSHVQDLIPSNFSKLVTFAFTQGEINRTVTWARGLGKDHKDDICAARNPYFFRDPCMGDSIGVTGNGVFEDSTATLGPCITVGGGSYWLGNFHPFMEAYQQLAQVEIEHPSSQDRKRCIDEGHDAMAQETNFRLGKLEVTSGLNLKTTRISHDPYWDECDMDKPLVVTDWALIGARTSQANILRKFPSETQPPTQEPTVATTTAIVPGADVLSSGRTSGYQRGQICEIPAYVSGVENQTQKATREWFIEEPWPQEDEDAWIRGGIGVNGDSGAGVVDANTHGLIGQVWGRNNYWGPGQRVTYFTPIADIFDDIQEKCGQQSRPQLPQHRDEANCFPLHPSCRQCFDLRVYLNSSRRSSRMSLQSMIMGTGDGDQDLTSIEAVSELATPKDYHRYSGIEETLASLSGIVSPAGPSGYPGTPMIADMKSPYATELDLGDLYGPEATAPTQARKRRTSCLAAAPGSDRWKKQRTGD, encoded by the exons ATGTCTTTTGATTTTTTTCAGCAGCcaattcaatcaattcaTTCCGATTTTAATATTGACTGCTATCGGTCTGCATCACCAGCCAGGTTGGACCTGGGCCTGGAGCCTTGTACCAATTGGGCTGGTGAAAGCGATATGCGAGAGATGAGTACAATTTCTACCATCAGTGCTGATACTTCTTCTACTGGTTCCATTTTCTCCTCTGTTCCGACCGAATTCAGTGATGCGATGACCGTCCGTAACGGTAGAGGTCGCTCAAGAGGTCCGAGTCCGCTAAGTCGAGGTGGGCGAACTAACAGCACTGATAATTCGACGCCTTCTTTCGTCTGCCTTGGCCCTCAATGCCAACGAGCTTTCTCGTCTGACTTGGACCTCAAGTCCCACGTCAAATCTTGTCACACCTATCTGTGTAACTGGGCTGGCTGTGACCAGCCGAGCTTTTCCACCAGGGACGGACTTATCTAccatgtcaaagtcaaacaTCTTGTCATTTGTCCATCGCCCGGTTGCACAGAGACGACATTCCAAAGTATTCGCCTTCTTCAGTCCCACATAGCCATGGCTCACCCCGAGGATGGTAGAGATGATGCAAAGGAATGGGAGCTTCCAGCAAAGATTAATACTAGCATGGAGACGGGCAACAGGTCATCGTCGAGTGGAACGCCCACCACTACTCTTGCGTCTCTCAAAAGAAAGAACAGAGATCATGACACAGATATGTCCATGGATGTGGTTAAGACGAAGCATCAATGCCAAGATCGCCTACAGGTCGTCGTTGAGAAGCGAGCTAGAAAGAATGCTG GCACTCCTAGAAGTGCAGAAAGTCCAACAGACCTTATCAGAGGGCGAGCCTCACGGTGTATAGAAATAACGAGCTTTCCTCTAGTCTTCGAACACGCcattcttccatttctttcCCAATATCTGCCTATCTGGGTTGGGCCTCGTCACGTAGTCACTGTCACTCGAGGCAAATCCCCACAGATGAAGCGAATTTGCATCATGGCTCCAAAATCTATTTCTCGTGCTCGAAAGATCATCATTGTTAGCCACGTTCAAGATCTTATCCCCAGCAACTTTTCCAAGCTAGTCACGTTCGCTTTTACCCAAGGGGAGATTAACCGCACCGTTACCTGGGCTCGTGGCCTAGGCAAAGATCACAAGGACGATATCTGTGCCGCGAGAAACCCCTACTTCTTCCGCGATCCTTGCATGGGTGACAGTATCGGTGTTACAGGAAATGGGGTATTTGAAGATAGCACTGCTACTCTTGGTCCTTGCATCACCGTCGGTGGTGGGAGTTATTGGTTGGGCAACTTTCATCCCTTCATGGAGGCCTACCAACAGCTCGCTCAAGTGGAGATTGAGCATCCATCTTCCCAAGATCGCAAGCGATGCATAGACGAGGGGCATGATGCCATGGCCCAGGAGACGAACTTCAGGCTCGGTAAGCTCGAGGTCACGTCAGGTCTGAACCTCAAGACAACGAGAATTTCGCATGATCCTTATTGGGATGAGTGTGATATGGATAAGCCCCTTGTCGTAACAGACTGGGCTCTCATCGGTGCTCGTACTTCACAAGCAAATATCCTTCGCAAATTCCCTTCAGAAACCCAGCCTCCAACTCAGGAACCAACCGTGGCTACTACAACCGCTATTGTGCCAGGTGCAGATGTTCTGTCTAGCGGTCGAACATCTGGTTATCAGCGCGGTCAGATTTGCGAGATCCCTGCGTATGTCTCTGGGGTGGAGAACCAGACGCAGAAGGCTACGAGAGAATGGTTTATCGAGGAACCATGGCCgcaagaggatgaggatgccTGGATACGTGGAGGCATTGGTGTTAACGGCGACAGTGGTGCTGGAGTTGTTGACGCCAATACACATGGTCTAATCGGTCAAGTCTGGGGTCGCAATAACTATTGGGGGCCCGGACAACGTGTCACCTACTTCACTCCCATCGCAGACATTTTCGACGATATCCAGGAAAAGTGTGGGCAGCAGTCACGCCCTCAACTTCCGCAGCATCGTGATGAAGCAAACTGCTTTCCGTTACACCCATCATGTCGTCAATGCTTCGATCTACGGGTATACCTCAATAGTAGCAGGAGGAGCTCGCGGATGTCGCTCCAAAGCATGATAATGGGTACAGGTGATGGCGACCAGGATCTGACCTCTATTGAGGCTGTCTCAGAGCTAGCTACACCAAAGGATTACCACCGCTATTCGGGCATCGAAGAGACTCTGGCTTCTCTCAGCGGCATTGTCTCTCCAGCAGGGCCCAGTGGTTATCCTGGCACTCCCATGATAGCCGATATGAAGAGCCCCTATGCTACAGAGCTGGATCTTGGTGATCTGTATGGGCCAGAAGCAACTGCACCAACTCAGGCTCGAAAGAGAAGAACGTCTTGTCTAGCTGCTGCGCCGGGTTCAGATAGatggaagaagcagagaaCTGGTGATTGA
- a CDS encoding eukaryotic translation initiation factor 3 subunit E: MEDVLNAVSADGSSIMPRLAPHLSRHLLFPLIQFESERAEEQGQDAKAKEILSGKIKLLEDTNMTDYVATLYCELHGVSEAPEQYNKKRQEVLSQLENYEQATAKIADLLTQDEVVNGLRSDKVANLEFLKNQHGVTMEMVNALYDFGQFQFRCGQYGPAADMLYQFRVLSTDNDKVSAATWGKLASEILQTNWESAVDELKNVRENIDSKLFNNPRAQLDHRTMLLHWSLFPLFNWEGAREPILDMFFSAPYINTIQTSCPWILRYLIAAVITGRGRARNSSIQQKQIKDIIRYVRQEAYEYTDPITQFVNALYIAHDFEAAREALSMAAEVCRSDFFLASSADAFVDAARHLICESYCKIFSRMNIRDLSAKLGLNPDDGEKWIVNLIRETRLDAKIDSQDGTVVMNHPPNNVYQQVIEKTKGGFFRTQVLNAAVSK, encoded by the exons ATGGAGGACGTTCTCAACGCCGTCTCGGCCGACGGCTCGTCGATCATGCCCCGCCTTGCGCCGCACCTGAGCCgacatcttctctttcctctGATCCAGTTCGAGAGTGAGAGAGCCGAGGAGCAGGGTCAGGATGCCAAGGCAAAGGAGATTCTCTCCGGAAAgatcaagctcctcgaggaCACAAACATGACCGATTACGTTGCGACTCTCTACTGCGAGCTCCACGGTGTGTCAGAGGCCCCCGAGCAGTACAACAAGAAGAGACAGGAGGTGCTTTCACAGCTGGAGAACTACGAGCAAGCCACCGCCAAGATCGCCGATCTCCTGACCCAGGACGAGGTCGTCAACGGACTCCGAAGTGACAAGGTTGCCAACTTGGAGTTCCTCAAGAACCAGCACGGA GTCACCATGGAAATGGTCAACGCTCTCTATGACTTCGGTCAGTTTCAGTTCCGATGCGGGCAATACGGTCCCGCTGCCGATATGCTCTACCAATTCCGAGTCCTGTCCACCGATAACGATAAGGTCTCTGCTGCCACCTGGGGCAAGCTTGCCTCCGAGATCCTCCAGACCAACTGGGAGTCTGCtgtcgacgagctcaagAACGTTAGGGAAAACATTGAttccaagctcttcaacaaccccCGTGCCCAACTCGACCACCGAACGATGTTGCTCCACTGGTCTCTTTTCCCCCTCTTCAACTGGGAGGGTGCTCGGGAACCTATCTTGGACATGTTCTTCTCCGCACCTtacatcaacaccatccagACCTCTTGCCCCTGGATCCTGCGATATCTGATCGCCGCCGTTATCACCGGCCGTGGCCGTGCTCGCAACAGCTCCATCCAACAAaagcagatcaaggacaTTATCCGTTATGTCCGACAAGAAGCTTATGAGTACACCGACCCTATCACACAGTTTGTCAACGCCCTCTACATCGCCCACGACTTCGAGGCTGCCCGTGAGGCCCTCTCCATGGCCGCTGAGGTCTGCCGCAGCGACTTCTTCCTTGCTTCTTCCGCCGATGCATTTGTCGATGCTGCCCGACACCTCATCTGTGAGAGCTACTGCAAGATCTTCAGCCGAATGAACATCCGCGACCTTAGCGCCAAGCTCGGCCTGAACCCTGACGATGGTGAGAAGTGGATTGTCAACCTGATCCGTGAGACTCGATTGGACGCCAAGATcgacagccaagatggcaCCGTTGTGATGAACCACCCTCCTAACAACGTCTACCAGCAAGTTATTGAGAAGACTAAGGGTGGTTTCTTCAGGACACAAGTCCTCAACGCTGCTGTTTCAAAGTAG